GAGCTGGAGCAGGCGTTCCACGCGGGCGCCGAGCGCGTCCTGCTCGACAACATGACACTCGACGAGATGCGCGCCGCCGTACAGCGCGCGCGCCGTGCGAAGCGGCCGCCACGCCTCGAGGCATCCGGCAACATGACCCTCGACCGCGTGCGTTCCGTCGCGGAAACCGGCGTCGACGACATCAGCGTCGGGGCGCTCACGCACTCCGCGGTAGCGCTCGACCTCTCCATGCAGGTGCACGCCCTCTGAGCGACGCCATCGTCCTCACCGAGTGGGAGGGCCGCAGTGTCGAGGCCTGGCGCAGCGCGTGGGGCATCCCCGCATTGCATGTGTTCGCGCGGGTGTCCTCCACCAACGACGTGTTGCGCGCGGAAGCGACGCGTGACGCGCCGGGCGGCACCACCGCGATCGCCGAGTTGCAGACTGCCGGGCGTGGACAGCACGGGCGCCAGTGGGAGGGCCGGCAGGGGCAGTCGCTGCTCATGTCCGTGCTGCTGCGCCTCCGTGTCGCGCCCGCGCCCGGGACGGCGCCAATCCGCGTCGGGCTCGCTGCGGCGGCCGCAATCGAGGCGGTGAGCGACGTCCGCGTGCAGCTCAAGTGGCCCAACGACCTCGTGGTCGCCGGGCGCAAGCTCGGCGGCGTACTCTGTGAGGCAAGCACCACTGGCAGCAGCACGTGCATCGTCGCCGGCATCGGCATCAATGTCGCGCAGCGCGAGCGCGACTTCTCGAGCGGTGTCCGCGCAACCGCGACATCACTCTGGCTGGCGGGCCGCGAGCGCGTGCGCCGCAGCACACTCGCCGGTGCGATCCTGGAGCGCCTGCTGCCGCAGATGGACAGCATCGCTGAGTTACTCGATAGTCACGAGCTCGAGAGTTTCGCCGCGCGCGACGCACTCTCCGGACAGACGATCGAGATCGACGACAGACCGGCTGGCACCGCAGCGGGCCTGGCACCCGACGGAGAGCTGCGCGTGCATTCCGACGCAGGAATCGCTACCGTGCACACGGGACGCGTGCGCATCGCGGGCGCACGCTCTGTCGCTCACGAAAGGGCGCCATGATCCTGACCTTCGATGTCGGTAACACCGAGACGGTGCTCGGGCTCTTCGACGAGGATACCCTCGCCGATCACTGGCGCATTGCGACGCACGCGGAGCGCACCGTCGACGAGCTCGGCCTGCTCGTCCGCAACCTGATCCGCGAGTCCGGTTTCCCGGCCGACGCCGTCAGCGGCGCCGCCATCGCCTCCGTCGTGCCGCCC
Above is a window of Longimicrobiales bacterium DNA encoding:
- a CDS encoding biotin--[acetyl-CoA-carboxylase] ligase, whose protein sequence is MFARVSSTNDVLRAEATRDAPGGTTAIAELQTAGRGQHGRQWEGRQGQSLLMSVLLRLRVAPAPGTAPIRVGLAAAAAIEAVSDVRVQLKWPNDLVVAGRKLGGVLCEASTTGSSTCIVAGIGINVAQRERDFSSGVRATATSLWLAGRERVRRSTLAGAILERLLPQMDSIAELLDSHELESFAARDALSGQTIEIDDRPAGTAAGLAPDGELRVHSDAGIATVHTGRVRIAGARSVAHERAP